The proteins below come from a single Zea mays cultivar B73 chromosome 8, Zm-B73-REFERENCE-NAM-5.0, whole genome shotgun sequence genomic window:
- the LOC100275003 gene encoding uncharacterized protein: MWSCLLTEFCHRGGHWWWCPPPSSCGCLRSSPSGAVASDPQHSENDIEDIQKLQAGPPLDEMSIPYIPRNLLHAIEYLHSEGLVWNRGPQVKASGQWSRQQLNQMADWSLMLG; this comes from the exons ATGTGGTCCTGCCTCCTCACTGAGTTCTGCCATAGAGGTGGACACTGGTGGTGGTGTCCTCCTCCTTCTAGCTGTGGTTGCCTCCGCTCGTCGCCGTCGGGGGCGGTAGCTTCAGATCCCCAGCACAG CGAGAATGACATTGAAGACATCCAAAAG CTTCAAGCTGGCCCTCCCTTGGATGAAATGTCTATTCCATACATTCCGAGGAACTTGTTACACGCAATTGAGTATCTACATTCTGAGGGACTAGTTTGGAATCGAGGGCCACAAG TTAAAGCATCAGGTCAATGGTCCCGCCAACAATTAAACCAGATGGCGGATTGGAGCTTGATGTTGGGATGA